A part of Trachemys scripta elegans isolate TJP31775 chromosome 23, CAS_Tse_1.0, whole genome shotgun sequence genomic DNA contains:
- the ASB16 gene encoding ankyrin repeat and SOCS box protein 16: MSRETFAFTSSTLRALRLQRERLEWEDRRRALSRQCLTRRFPPATSSSLLPKPARRPRYCRDPAVHNVLYTGDLQTIKNIFKDEAVANVIVETVSEELMWSAELGLWVLSPQKKHTSPLRIAAARGYRDCVKHLILQGAEVDAVVGGKAALHDSCIHQRAECTQLLLNYGANANVLSEEGLAPLHLCTSPETLRCAELLLEHGALVNLSTRDRRTTPLHVAAEHGLEAHLQLYLCYGATLAHRNREGETALNAACASADKPAEAERYYRVAKRLLECGADARTAGRKNHTPLHNACGNCHPRLVELLLRHGAAVNVSNCAGYTPMDCALQAVEEYLDGQPESIIATLLDHGAAAINPKMLKFCSLAPRALEVVLNSYDRIPSCDSWVEVVPPEMWQEHKTFYDSALQMTNQPRQLQHLARCAVRKHLGARCHSAIPELKLPPALRDYLQLPLEGYIR, from the exons ATGTCTAGGGAGACCTTTGCGTTCACTTCCTCCACCCTGCGCGCGCTGCGCCTGCAGAGAGAGCGGCTGGAGTGGGAGGATCGCCGGAGGGCTCTCTCCAGGCAGTGCCTGACCAGGAGGTTCCCACCggccaccagcagctccctgctccccaagccCGCCCGGCGTCCCCGGTACTGCCGGGACCCTGCCGTCCACAACGTCCTGTACACCGGGGACCTGCAGACCATCAAGAACATCTTCAAAGACGAGGCCGTCGCGAACGTGATCGTGGAGACGGTCAGCGAGGAGCTGATGTGGTCGGCAGAGCTGG ggCTGTGGGTCCTGAGCCCTCAGAAGAAGCACACATCCCCCTTGCGGATCGCGGCGGCCCGAGGCTATCGGGACTGCGTGAAGCACCTGATTCTGCAGGGGGCAGAGGTCGACGCCGTGGTGGGCGGGAAGGCCGCCCTCCATGACAGCTGCATCCACCAGCGTGCCGAGTGCACCCAGCTGCTCCTGAACTACGGCGCCAACGCCAACGTGCTGTCAGAGGAGGGGCTGGCCCCACTGCATCTCTGCACCTCCCCGGAGACCTTGCG GTGCGCCGAGCTGCTCTTGGAGCACGGGGCCCTGGTGAACCTGAGCACCAGGGACAGGCGGACGACCCCGCTGCACGTGGCCGCCGAGCACGGCCTGGAGGCCCACCTGCAGCTCTACCTGTGCTACGGGGCCACCCTCGCCCACCGGAACCGGGAAGGGGAGACGGCCCTCAACGCCGCCTGCGCCAGCGCCGACAAGCCCGCCGAGGCCGAGCGCTACTACAGGGTGGCCAAGCGGCTGCTGGAGTGCGGGGCCGACGCCAGGACGGCCGGCAGGAAGAACCACACCCCGCTCCACAACGCCTGCGGCAACTGCCACCCTCGCCTGGTGGAGCTGCTGCTCCGGCATGGGGCTGCCGTGAACGTCAGCAACTGCGCCGGCTACACGCCCATGGACTGCGCCCTGCAGGCGGTGGAGGAGTACCTGGACGGGCAGCCCGAGAGCATCATCGCCACCTTACTGGACCACGGGGCGGCGGCCATCAACCCCAAG ATGCTGAAGTTCTGCTCCTTGGCCCCTCGTGCCCTGGAAGTCGTGCTGAATTCCTACGACCGGATCCCGTCCTGTGATTCCTGGGTGGAAGTGGTGCCTCCGGAGATGTGGCAG GAGCACAAGACGTTCTACGACTCTGCTCTCCAGATGACGAACCAGCCCCGTCAGCTGCAGCACCTGGCGCGCTGCGCCGTGCGAAAGCACCTGGGAGCGCGGTGCCATTCCGCCATCCCCGAACTCAAACTGCCCCCGGCTCTGCGGGATTATCTGCAGCTCCCTCTGGAGGGCTACATCCGGTGA
- the HROB gene encoding homologous recombination OB-fold protein isoform X1: MKTELRLDERDPSCFLRTYSVAMVLRKAALKQLPKNKVPSMAVMIKSLTRTNVDAGVVFKDPTGEMQGTVHRLLLEERQSDLKAGSVLLLKQVGVFSPSHRNHYLNVTPNNLVKIYLAESRAGSPLQPSQEPGEMGDGTVPVSLELQCNAKQRAVLGASPVLCEVQSPAKFQQDSPENLSGGAPNPRSTWSSRRDGNSSWRTEPSCHGDSMSGSNRPSQEEPPGAEACDLDDLDGLLGQLPEDFFSASAMESSR; encoded by the exons ATGAAAACCGAGCTGCGGTTGGATGAAAGAGACCCCTCCTGTTTCCTCAGGACGTATAGCGTGGCCATGGTGCTGAGGAAG GCAGCGCTGAAGCAGCTCCCGAAGAACAAGGTCCCCAGCATGGCGGTGATGATCAAGTCACTGACGCGCACCAATGTTGACGCTGGTGTCGTGTTCAAGGATCCTACCG GAGAGATGCAGGGGACAGTGCACCGCCTGCTGCTGGAGGAGAGACAGAGCGACCTGAAGGCCGGTTCAGTGCTTCTCTTAAAGCAG GTGGGGGTGTTCTCCCCGTCCCACCGCAATCACTACCTCAACGTGACCCCCAACAATCTGGTGAAGATTTACCTGGCGGAGTCCAGGGCCGGGAGCCCCCTGCAGCCGTCACAGGAGCCTGGGGAGATGGGAGACGGGACGGTGCCAGTGTCCTTAGAGTTACAGTGCAATGCCAAGcagagagctgtgctgggggcgtCTCCTGTGCTCTGTGAG GTCCAAAGCCCGGCTAAATTCCAGCAGGACTCCCCAGAAAATCTCTCCGGGGGTGCTCCCAACCCCAGGAGCACATGGAGCTCCAGGAGGGATGGAAACAGCAGCTGGCGGACGGAACCATCCTGCCATGGAGACAGCATGTCGGGGTCAAACAGACCTTCCCAAGAGGAGCCCCCGGGGGCTGAAGCCTGTGACCTGG ACGATCTGGATGGGCTCCTAGGACAGCTGCCGGAGGACTTCTTTTCTGCTTCTGCCATGGAGAGCAGCCGGTGA
- the HROB gene encoding homologous recombination OB-fold protein isoform X2, giving the protein MKTELRLDERDPSCFLRTYSVAMVLRKAALKQLPKNKVPSMAVMIKSLTRTNVDAGVVFKDPTGEMQGTVHRLLLEERQSDLKAGSVLLLKQVGVFSPSHRNHYLNVTPNNLVKIYLAESRAGSPLQPSQEPGEMGDGTVPVSLELQCNAKQRAVLGASPVLCEVQSPAKFQQDSPENLSGGAPNPRSTWSSRRDGNSSWRTEPSCHGDSMSGSNRPSQEEPPGAEACDLEVGPSTWKCNSWGERVNLQ; this is encoded by the exons ATGAAAACCGAGCTGCGGTTGGATGAAAGAGACCCCTCCTGTTTCCTCAGGACGTATAGCGTGGCCATGGTGCTGAGGAAG GCAGCGCTGAAGCAGCTCCCGAAGAACAAGGTCCCCAGCATGGCGGTGATGATCAAGTCACTGACGCGCACCAATGTTGACGCTGGTGTCGTGTTCAAGGATCCTACCG GAGAGATGCAGGGGACAGTGCACCGCCTGCTGCTGGAGGAGAGACAGAGCGACCTGAAGGCCGGTTCAGTGCTTCTCTTAAAGCAG GTGGGGGTGTTCTCCCCGTCCCACCGCAATCACTACCTCAACGTGACCCCCAACAATCTGGTGAAGATTTACCTGGCGGAGTCCAGGGCCGGGAGCCCCCTGCAGCCGTCACAGGAGCCTGGGGAGATGGGAGACGGGACGGTGCCAGTGTCCTTAGAGTTACAGTGCAATGCCAAGcagagagctgtgctgggggcgtCTCCTGTGCTCTGTGAG GTCCAAAGCCCGGCTAAATTCCAGCAGGACTCCCCAGAAAATCTCTCCGGGGGTGCTCCCAACCCCAGGAGCACATGGAGCTCCAGGAGGGATGGAAACAGCAGCTGGCGGACGGAACCATCCTGCCATGGAGACAGCATGTCGGGGTCAAACAGACCTTCCCAAGAGGAGCCCCCGGGGGCTGAAGCCTGTGACCTGG AAGTGGGCCCATCCACTTGGAAGTGTAACTCCTGGGGTGAACGGGTTAATCTCCAGTGA